A portion of the Mycobacterium paraseoulense genome contains these proteins:
- a CDS encoding succinate dehydrogenase/fumarate reductase iron-sulfur subunit, translating into MTYDATMRVWRGDDASGALQDFTVEVNEGEVVLDIIHRLQQTQAPDLAVRWNCKAGKCGSCSAEINGTPRLLCMTRMSTFAEDEVVTVTPLRTFPVIRDLVTDVSFNYEKAREIPSFTPPKDLQPGEYRMAQADVQRSQEFRKCIECFLCQNVCHVIRDHEENKKAFAGPRFLMRIAELEMHPLDTLDRRNQAQEEHGLGYCNITKCCTEVCPENIKITDNALIPMKERVADRKYDPVVWLGNKLFRR; encoded by the coding sequence ATGACCTACGACGCGACCATGCGTGTGTGGCGCGGTGACGATGCCAGCGGCGCGCTGCAGGACTTCACGGTGGAGGTCAACGAGGGCGAGGTGGTGCTCGACATCATCCATCGGCTGCAACAGACGCAGGCCCCCGACCTCGCGGTGCGGTGGAATTGCAAGGCCGGCAAGTGCGGCTCCTGCTCGGCGGAGATCAACGGGACGCCGCGGCTGCTGTGCATGACCCGGATGTCCACCTTCGCCGAGGACGAGGTGGTGACGGTGACGCCGCTGCGGACGTTCCCGGTGATCCGGGACCTGGTCACCGACGTCTCCTTCAACTACGAGAAGGCACGCGAAATCCCCTCCTTCACGCCGCCGAAGGATCTGCAACCGGGCGAGTACCGGATGGCGCAGGCCGACGTGCAGCGCTCGCAGGAGTTCCGCAAGTGCATCGAGTGCTTCCTGTGCCAGAACGTGTGCCACGTGATCCGCGACCACGAGGAGAACAAGAAGGCGTTCGCCGGGCCGCGCTTCCTGATGCGCATCGCCGAGCTCGAGATGCACCCGCTGGACACGCTGGACCGGCGCAACCAGGCCCAAGAGGAGCACGGCCTGGGCTACTGCAACATCACCAAGTGCTGCACCGAAGTCTGCCCGGAGAACATCAAGATCACCGACAACGCGCTGATCCCGATGAAAGAGCGGGTCGCCGACCGCAAGTACGACCCCGTGGTGTGGCTGGGCAACAAGCTGTTCCGGCGCTGA